The proteins below come from a single Leptospiraceae bacterium genomic window:
- a CDS encoding acyl-CoA dehydrogenase family protein, whose amino-acid sequence MTETTGILINFTEEQLQLRELVRDVVKKEVIPNRAYYDEHNEYPKKVLEKFKEAGLYPAMFEEEAGGLGLGVLAQMILVEEVSYGCLGINVAFATTKLGALPIQIGATKEQKDKWLPALVSGDKIAAFGLTEPGAGSDVPNMATTAVKKGAKYVLNGTKQWISGAGQADLYTVFAITNRERGTRGISCFVVEKGTPGFSFGKKEDKLGIRCSETRQLIFEDCEIPEENLIGLKENTGFLTGLKTLNLSRPAVAISAVGLAQGAFDAAIQYSREREQFGVKIGTFQAIQHLLADMAMRIEASRLMTYKAALLCEMDHKDMAKFSAMSKCYAADTAMFVATEAVQIFGGYGYTKEYPVEKYFRDAKILQIYEGTREIQKNEIAAGLIKENATRK is encoded by the coding sequence ATGACCGAAACCACAGGAATATTAATTAATTTTACAGAAGAACAATTACAACTACGTGAACTAGTCAGAGACGTAGTAAAAAAAGAAGTCATACCAAACAGAGCCTATTACGATGAACACAACGAGTATCCTAAAAAAGTATTAGAAAAATTCAAAGAAGCGGGACTTTACCCTGCGATGTTTGAAGAAGAAGCGGGCGGACTAGGACTTGGAGTTCTTGCGCAAATGATTTTAGTAGAAGAAGTATCTTACGGATGTCTAGGGATTAACGTTGCATTTGCCACCACTAAGCTCGGAGCACTCCCTATTCAAATTGGAGCCACCAAAGAACAAAAAGACAAATGGCTTCCCGCACTTGTATCAGGTGATAAAATTGCTGCTTTTGGTTTAACAGAACCGGGTGCAGGATCTGACGTTCCGAATATGGCAACTACCGCAGTCAAGAAAGGCGCCAAATACGTGTTAAACGGAACCAAACAATGGATCAGTGGAGCCGGTCAAGCTGACCTTTATACAGTATTCGCTATCACAAATCGTGAAAGGGGAACGAGAGGCATATCTTGCTTTGTCGTGGAAAAGGGAACTCCTGGATTTTCTTTCGGAAAAAAAGAGGACAAACTAGGTATTCGCTGTTCAGAAACCAGACAGCTTATTTTTGAAGACTGCGAAATTCCAGAGGAGAATTTGATTGGTCTCAAAGAAAATACTGGATTCTTAACGGGGTTAAAGACTCTTAACCTCTCTCGTCCAGCCGTTGCTATTTCTGCTGTCGGTTTAGCACAAGGCGCATTTGATGCGGCAATTCAATATTCTCGTGAAAGAGAACAGTTTGGCGTAAAAATTGGAACTTTCCAAGCAATCCAACACTTACTCGCCGATATGGCGATGCGAATTGAAGCAAGCAGACTCATGACTTACAAAGCTGCCCTACTCTGTGAAATGGATCACAAGGATATGGCTAAATTCTCTGCTATGTCTAAATGTTACGCGGCAGATACAGCTATGTTTGTCGCAACGGAAGCAGTTCAAATCTTCGGTGGTTACGGGTATACAAAAGAGTATCCAGTAGAGAAATACTTCCGTGATGCAAAGATTCTACAAATCTACGAAGGTACAAGAGAAATTCAAAAGAACGAAATCGCGGCGGGGCTAATCAAAGAAAACGCAACAAGGAAATAA
- a CDS encoding DUF433 domain-containing protein translates to METQSLFNRITVNPEQCGGRPCIRNMRIRVSDVLDMLSEGMLPIEIIDDFPYLELADIKACLVYASKYINHVVIAA, encoded by the coding sequence ATGGAAACTCAAAGCCTATTTAATCGTATCACAGTCAATCCGGAACAATGTGGAGGAAGACCTTGCATTCGAAATATGCGAATTCGCGTTTCTGATGTTCTCGATATGTTATCAGAGGGAATGCTCCCTATAGAGATAATAGATGATTTTCCTTATCTAGAGCTAGCAGATATAAAAGCTTGTTTAGTTTATGCATCTAAGTATATTAATCACGTGGTAATTGCTGCTTGA
- a CDS encoding NAD(P)-dependent glycerol-3-phosphate dehydrogenase yields the protein MLAVKQIGVIGAGSYGNALALHVARKGYPTKIWAYEKEVVEDINTNHENSIFLKGYKLPENLTATNDIQECMNFGDAILSVMPTPHVARMMGQITPFIKDGQTIVSCSKGIENESLEIPSEIMERVLPEKFHHQLAYLSGPSFAKEVAGGLPTAVTIASANLKLAGHVQQFMSDKRFRCYTTSDITGVELCGALKNVIAIAAGISDGLGFGYNTRAALITRGLGEINRIAVQKKANPLTMLGLAGMGDLVLTCTGDLSRNRTVGFKIGQGQKLKEILADMRMVAEGVLTSKSAYLLSQKLGVEVPIMEQVYRILHEDQDPKQTVENLMSRELKGE from the coding sequence ATGTTAGCGGTAAAACAAATCGGAGTTATAGGTGCAGGATCTTATGGAAATGCTTTGGCATTACATGTTGCTAGAAAAGGTTATCCAACAAAAATATGGGCTTATGAAAAAGAAGTTGTAGAGGATATCAATACAAACCATGAAAATTCAATCTTTTTAAAGGGTTACAAACTCCCTGAAAATTTAACTGCCACAAATGATATTCAAGAATGTATGAATTTTGGGGATGCAATTCTTTCTGTAATGCCAACTCCTCATGTTGCTAGGATGATGGGACAAATTACTCCCTTTATAAAAGATGGACAAACGATTGTTAGTTGCTCTAAGGGAATAGAAAATGAATCATTAGAAATACCTTCCGAGATTATGGAAAGGGTTTTGCCAGAAAAATTCCATCATCAATTAGCGTATCTATCAGGACCATCTTTTGCAAAAGAAGTTGCGGGTGGACTTCCTACAGCAGTTACTATAGCTAGTGCCAATTTAAAATTAGCTGGACATGTGCAACAATTTATGTCTGACAAACGCTTTCGTTGTTATACTACTTCTGATATTACGGGAGTAGAGCTTTGTGGTGCTTTAAAAAACGTGATTGCGATTGCAGCAGGAATTTCTGATGGACTTGGATTTGGATATAACACACGTGCGGCTTTGATTACCCGTGGGTTAGGAGAAATAAACCGCATCGCAGTTCAGAAAAAAGCAAATCCACTTACCATGCTTGGACTTGCAGGCATGGGAGACTTAGTGTTAACATGTACTGGAGACTTATCTCGAAATCGAACTGTAGGTTTTAAGATTGGGCAAGGGCAAAAGTTAAAAGAAATTTTAGCTGATATGAGAATGGTAGCAGAGGGAGTATTAACTTCTAAAAGTGCTTATTTACTGAGTCAAAAGTTAGGTGTAGAAGTTCCAATTATGGAGCAGGTTTATCGTATTCTTCACGAAGACCAAGATCCAAAACAGACTGTAGAAAATCTAATGTCACGAGAATTAAAAGGGGAGTAG
- a CDS encoding SDR family oxidoreductase, which yields MKNLFDVTDKTILITGASRGIGKSLAEGFRDAGAIVYGTGTKPETIAWMKDSNIEGRVNNLLEEDKIKDIIAEIKTKHGKLDVLINNAGISLNKPGSHLNEKEMSDLIDINFKAVFRASQAYYKAHKQIGGNIINIASVLGLRGFTLASVYSGTKGAVIQLTLACAAEWIRSGFRLNAICPGFIDTDMVGNMKSKEALMEGIKTRIPMGRMGKPEELLGTAIFLASDASAYINAQTIVVDGGMTNIV from the coding sequence ATGAAAAATCTATTTGATGTAACAGACAAAACCATATTAATCACAGGAGCAAGCCGAGGGATTGGAAAATCTCTCGCAGAAGGTTTTCGGGATGCAGGAGCAATCGTATACGGAACCGGAACTAAACCCGAAACTATCGCATGGATGAAAGACTCTAACATCGAAGGCAGAGTCAACAACCTACTCGAAGAAGATAAGATTAAAGACATCATTGCCGAGATCAAAACCAAACACGGTAAATTAGATGTATTAATTAACAACGCCGGAATTTCCCTAAATAAACCCGGTTCCCACTTAAACGAAAAAGAAATGAGCGACCTAATCGATATTAACTTCAAAGCAGTATTTCGAGCAAGTCAGGCATACTACAAAGCACATAAACAAATCGGTGGTAACATTATTAATATTGCATCAGTCCTGGGATTACGGGGATTTACTCTTGCCTCTGTCTATTCAGGAACGAAAGGAGCAGTCATTCAACTAACACTAGCTTGTGCCGCTGAATGGATTCGAAGTGGATTTAGGCTAAACGCCATTTGCCCCGGATTCATCGACACCGACATGGTAGGAAATATGAAATCCAAAGAAGCTCTGATGGAAGGGATCAAAACTCGTATTCCAATGGGACGTATGGGTAAACCGGAAGAACTTTTAGGAACTGCTATTTTTTTAGCCAGTGATGCGTCGGCTTATATCAACGCGCAAACGATTGTGGTTGATGGCGGGATGACAAATATTGTATAG
- a CDS encoding DUF5615 family PIN-like protein, with product MIIWVDAQLSPKIAKWITETFHIESHHVSNLNLTEASDREIFLKAKSNTSNDNICILTKDIDFVFLLDQYKSPPKIIWLTSGNASNEKIKATLSQSLLKAIEFLKEENLVEVR from the coding sequence TTGATCATTTGGGTTGACGCACAATTATCCCCTAAAATTGCAAAATGGATTACAGAAACTTTTCACATTGAATCCCATCATGTATCCAATCTTAATTTAACGGAAGCAAGTGATCGAGAAATTTTCCTGAAAGCTAAATCAAATACTTCAAACGATAATATCTGTATACTCACAAAAGACATTGACTTTGTTTTTCTATTAGATCAATATAAATCGCCACCTAAAATCATCTGGCTTACATCTGGTAACGCATCTAACGAAAAAATAAAGGCTACTCTTAGCCAATCCCTGTTAAAAGCAATAGAATTTTTAAAGGAAGAGAATTTAGTAGAAGTTCGTTAG